The Papaver somniferum cultivar HN1 unplaced genomic scaffold, ASM357369v1 unplaced-scaffold_107, whole genome shotgun sequence genome includes a region encoding these proteins:
- the LOC113328248 gene encoding uncharacterized protein LOC113328248, with translation MYRISRSLFQSRRLIHTQSHNPPSETLKKTVSEMRKKKKNKTNRSKMNDEFLVEVPESMAYLDTLKMPVVLTAVAVVLFAKVLMLHDESKSQERIERKIRNAPEGQGTVRMLSPEEWEEIQEVRPRTPFESKLARPNARLRTDEPLRMGDVKDWGIDVLTDALTRVEDSIRRGA, from the exons ATGTATCGAATTAGTCGTTCATTATTCCAATCTCGAAGACTAATACATACACAATCTCATAATCCACCAAGTGAAACATTAAAGAAAACAGTATCAgaaatgaggaagaagaagaaaaataaaacgaaTCGAAGTAAAATGAATGATGAGTTCTTAGTTGAAGTACCAGAATCAATGGCTTATCTAGATACACTTAAAATGCCTGTTGTTCTTACTGCTGTTGCCGTTGTTCTATTCGCCAAAGTTCTCATGTTG CATGACGAATCAAAATCTCAAGAGAGGATTGAGCGCAAAATTAGGAATGCTCCTGAAGGTCAAGGGACAGTTAGGATGCTTAGTCCTGAAGAATGGGAGGAAATCCAAGAAGTGAGGCCAAGGACTCCTTTCGAATCCAAGCTTGCTCGCCCAAATGCACGCTTAAGAACCGATGAACCACTTCGTATG GGGGATGTCAAAGACTGGGGTATCGATGTGCTCACAGATGCACTTACAAGAGTGGAAGATAGCATCAGACGCGGTGCGTAG